A window from Flavobacterium sp. 83 encodes these proteins:
- a CDS encoding acyl-CoA thioesterase, with the protein MNTTFKTVSSSHITISELMLPSHTNFSGKIHGGYILSLLDQIAFACASKFSGNYCVTASVDTVNFLKPIEVGELVTMKASVNYVGTSSMIIGIRVEAENIQTGVIKHCNSSYFTMVSKDKDGKNAPVPGLILTNLKEVSRFQNCVKQIALKKEREYQKSVSTFGSIETILSLNQYNVKVELQ; encoded by the coding sequence ATGAACACTACTTTCAAAACAGTAAGTTCCTCTCATATCACTATTTCTGAGTTAATGTTGCCTTCGCATACTAACTTTAGCGGCAAAATACATGGAGGTTATATTTTATCACTGCTCGATCAAATTGCTTTTGCCTGTGCTTCAAAATTCTCCGGCAATTATTGCGTAACAGCTTCTGTAGACACCGTGAATTTCTTGAAACCTATTGAAGTAGGTGAACTCGTTACTATGAAAGCCAGTGTAAATTACGTGGGAACGAGTTCGATGATTATTGGTATTCGTGTAGAAGCTGAAAATATTCAAACCGGAGTCATAAAACATTGCAATTCTTCCTATTTTACAATGGTTTCCAAAGACAAAGACGGAAAAAATGCCCCTGTTCCCGGATTAATCCTTACGAATCTAAAAGAAGTAAGTCGGTTTCAAAACTGTGTCAAACAAATCGCTCTGAAAAAAGAAAGAGAATACCAAAAGAGCGTTTCTACCTTTGGATCCATCGAAACTATTTTGAGTTTAAATCAATATAATGTAAAAGTGGAGTTGCAGTAG
- a CDS encoding rubredoxin, producing MELTRLIVKGGVISPGELRGIVNMALEQGLESISFGSRQDIIFPKGFTLIEKEKTGKNHFVYPNEKSGNNIVSSYVSTDIFRNTPWLTGNKFLYILEQFKEQPKLKVNITDPKQQLVPLFTGHINFIASDHEDYWFLYIRLPNWDKMEMYPVLIYSWNIAEVYYAIEKILEEEPDSVDMIFQLLSDALDTNNRTIDKPLNIPFYPFPYYEGMNRLGIDQYWLGLYWRNNLYDLDFLKEMCDLCFDCKIGKICITPWKSFIVKGIPKDRKLDWEKFLGKKGINVRHSLLELNWHLPVAMEWALNLKTFLVRTLDQFDISTYGLTFGLSEYNRDGHYFTSIVVEKNELPKDLESIKIRDTYNVLYAKNFDPNTKDYIVHTQDVDKLELPTILIELSRKYFEDLGNQIVEVPTTATKKEKAAQDIHQCPECLTVYNSEFGDVIQGIEKGVLFKDLPEDYCCSLCESPKINFIALTGEKLNTL from the coding sequence ATGGAATTGACAAGACTAATAGTAAAAGGAGGCGTTATTTCACCGGGTGAATTACGTGGAATTGTAAACATGGCTTTAGAACAGGGATTGGAATCTATCTCCTTTGGTTCTCGACAAGATATTATATTCCCTAAAGGTTTTACCCTAATTGAAAAGGAAAAAACAGGTAAGAATCATTTTGTTTATCCCAATGAAAAAAGTGGAAACAACATTGTTTCTTCCTATGTTTCTACTGATATTTTCAGAAATACACCTTGGCTTACCGGAAATAAGTTTTTATATATTCTAGAGCAATTTAAGGAACAACCCAAGTTAAAAGTTAACATCACCGATCCAAAACAACAATTAGTTCCTTTGTTTACGGGACACATCAATTTTATTGCTTCGGACCATGAAGATTATTGGTTTCTATATATTCGTTTGCCTAATTGGGATAAAATGGAAATGTATCCCGTACTGATTTACAGTTGGAATATAGCCGAAGTATATTATGCCATTGAAAAAATACTCGAAGAAGAACCTGATTCTGTCGATATGATTTTTCAATTGCTCAGCGATGCTTTGGACACTAATAACAGAACTATTGACAAACCATTGAACATTCCGTTTTATCCATTTCCGTATTATGAAGGAATGAACCGATTGGGAATTGATCAATATTGGTTGGGATTATACTGGAGAAACAATCTATACGATTTAGATTTTTTGAAAGAAATGTGCGATTTATGTTTTGATTGCAAAATTGGTAAAATATGCATCACACCATGGAAATCTTTTATCGTAAAAGGGATACCAAAAGACAGAAAATTAGATTGGGAAAAATTCTTGGGAAAAAAAGGAATTAACGTGCGTCATTCTTTATTGGAACTCAACTGGCATTTACCGGTTGCGATGGAATGGGCATTAAATCTGAAGACTTTTCTGGTTCGAACGCTGGATCAGTTCGACATTAGTACCTACGGACTTACCTTTGGTTTATCAGAATACAATAGGGACGGACATTATTTCACTTCGATTGTAGTTGAAAAAAATGAACTGCCAAAAGACTTAGAATCCATCAAAATTAGAGATACGTACAATGTTTTGTATGCCAAAAATTTTGACCCCAATACCAAAGACTATATTGTTCATACCCAAGACGTAGATAAACTGGAATTACCAACCATTTTGATTGAATTGAGCCGAAAATATTTTGAGGATTTAGGAAATCAAATTGTTGAAGTACCTACCACAGCCACCAAAAAAGAAAAAGCAGCGCAAGATATTCATCAATGTCCAGAGTGTTTGACGGTTTACAATTCAGAATTCGGAGATGTAATTCAAGGAATTGAAAAAGGGGTTTTATTTAAAGATTTACCGGAAGACTATTGCTGTTCTTTATGCGAATCACCTAAAATAAATTTTATAGCTTTGACAGGAGAAAAACTTAACACGCTATAA
- a CDS encoding nitrate reductase, protein MQNSEIKTTCSYCGVGCGIIVTNDSKNGVTVKGDKDHPVNRGMLCSKGMNLHYVVNDTSDRILYPEMRWSKSHPMERVSWDTALDRAAAVFSSIIKKHGPDSVGFYISGQCLTEEYYLVNKLVKGFLKTNNIDTNSRLCMSSAVAGYKKTFGEDSVPIAYDDIELADTFLITGANPAWCHPILFRRLEQHKEKNPKVKIIVVDPRKTDSALAADLHLQIIPGTDIILYHALAKRLIEKGYADNDFIKNHTENFKLYKDLVLSSSLEKAAKLCGVPLNDIKLAADIIGKAKGFLSLWAMGLNQSAIGVDKNTALLNLSLLTGHIGKPGSGPFSLTGQPNAMGGREVGGMANLLAVHKELNNPIHRKEVADFWGVDGISEKPGLTATEMFEALESGKMKAIWVICTNPLVSLPDSRRVEKALANAKFVVVQDISHNADTSKFADLLLPAAGWLEKEGTMTNSERRISYLPKGINAPGEALPDVEILTRFAKKMNFTGFNFNSTEDIYKEHCLMTKDTNIDISFLNYNRLKNEGTFQWPVPDYGHPGTPRLFTDKKFYTPSQKAIFNIPTAIENTSQQPNNEFPFILTTGRIRDQWHTMTKTGKVSRLMTHIPSPVLEINPIDAYKASINIGDIVVVTSKNGTVRVKAKVTDTIKEGVVFLPMHWGKQLENDLNRTNNLTNTLVDPVSKEPDFKFTTVAVEKYIKPFEKIAVVGAGAAAFRFIQNYREINTSDEIIVFSNEENPFYNRVLLPEYVTAELSWKQLLKIKDDSLSKLNITMRSGVSIDNINTKENIILDSNGITHSFDSLILATGSRPFVPENAQLHLPGRFTIRKKEDADRLKNYLDNTNLTPEEQHVVIVGGGLLGLELAAALKHKKVKITIIQRASRLMERQLDRISSKLLAEEVQLRDIQIYFDNEVSTVFETDNQNEIEIALKSGRIITANAIVYTIGTIPNIEIAKESGISCGRGVKVNQYLQSSIPNVFAIGEIAEFNNQLFGITSAAEEQADVLANYMAGDISSFYKGSVLMNILKLEDINLCSIGEIEIPDNDDSYEEIVFADLGKRYYKKCIVKNDLLVGAILMGDKNEFAEFKTMIESKIELSDKRNTLLRGSSNTKPVIGKLVCSCSQVGSGNIEEAIKSGVTNFTELCKTTGAGLGCGSCKTEVKEILAKIK, encoded by the coding sequence ATGCAAAATTCAGAAATCAAAACTACGTGTTCCTATTGTGGAGTAGGATGCGGAATTATAGTAACCAATGATTCTAAAAATGGAGTCACTGTCAAAGGCGATAAAGACCATCCGGTAAACAGAGGTATGCTTTGTTCCAAAGGAATGAACCTACATTACGTAGTCAATGATACTTCCGACCGAATCCTGTATCCAGAAATGCGATGGAGTAAATCCCACCCTATGGAAAGAGTGAGCTGGGATACCGCTCTGGATCGCGCAGCAGCAGTCTTTTCTTCCATCATAAAAAAACACGGCCCGGATAGTGTAGGGTTCTATATTTCCGGACAATGCCTTACTGAAGAATATTACTTGGTTAACAAACTGGTAAAAGGATTTCTGAAAACCAATAATATCGATACCAACTCCCGTTTGTGCATGAGCTCAGCGGTGGCAGGATACAAAAAAACATTTGGTGAAGATTCTGTACCAATCGCTTACGACGATATTGAACTGGCAGATACTTTTTTGATAACCGGAGCCAATCCTGCTTGGTGTCACCCTATTCTTTTTAGAAGATTGGAACAACACAAAGAAAAAAATCCGAAAGTAAAAATTATCGTTGTTGATCCTCGTAAGACGGATTCAGCCTTAGCTGCCGATTTACATTTACAAATCATTCCGGGCACAGATATTATTTTATACCATGCTTTGGCTAAAAGGCTAATCGAAAAAGGATATGCCGACAATGATTTTATTAAAAACCATACTGAAAATTTCAAATTATATAAAGACCTTGTTCTTTCCAGCTCTTTAGAAAAAGCTGCGAAACTTTGTGGCGTCCCCTTGAATGACATCAAATTAGCTGCTGACATCATTGGTAAAGCCAAAGGATTTCTTTCGCTTTGGGCAATGGGACTAAATCAAAGCGCTATTGGCGTAGACAAAAATACCGCATTACTCAACCTTTCTTTACTAACCGGACATATAGGAAAACCAGGATCCGGACCATTTTCATTGACTGGACAACCAAACGCAATGGGCGGCCGTGAAGTAGGCGGAATGGCTAATTTACTTGCTGTTCATAAAGAACTCAATAATCCCATACATCGTAAAGAAGTTGCTGATTTCTGGGGAGTTGATGGGATTTCTGAAAAACCGGGATTAACGGCAACAGAGATGTTTGAAGCTTTAGAATCTGGAAAAATGAAAGCGATTTGGGTTATTTGTACCAATCCGTTAGTGAGTTTACCCGATTCTCGCAGAGTCGAAAAAGCATTGGCAAATGCCAAATTTGTAGTGGTTCAGGATATTTCTCATAACGCTGATACATCAAAATTTGCCGATTTATTATTGCCGGCAGCAGGTTGGTTAGAGAAAGAAGGAACAATGACCAATTCTGAAAGACGAATTTCTTATTTGCCAAAAGGCATCAATGCACCAGGGGAAGCATTACCTGACGTGGAAATTCTGACTCGTTTTGCTAAAAAAATGAATTTTACCGGATTCAATTTCAACAGCACTGAAGATATTTATAAGGAACATTGTCTAATGACAAAAGATACAAACATTGATATTTCCTTTTTAAATTACAATCGTCTAAAAAACGAAGGTACTTTTCAATGGCCCGTACCTGATTATGGACATCCTGGAACACCTCGTTTGTTTACTGATAAAAAATTCTACACGCCTTCACAAAAAGCTATTTTTAATATCCCAACGGCTATTGAAAATACATCACAACAACCTAATAATGAGTTTCCGTTTATCTTAACTACAGGACGTATTCGTGACCAATGGCATACGATGACTAAAACTGGTAAAGTATCCAGATTGATGACGCATATCCCAAGCCCGGTACTTGAAATAAATCCTATTGATGCCTACAAAGCATCTATAAATATTGGAGATATCGTAGTGGTAACCAGTAAAAACGGAACTGTTCGGGTAAAAGCAAAAGTTACTGATACCATTAAAGAAGGGGTTGTTTTCTTACCGATGCACTGGGGAAAACAATTGGAAAATGATTTGAACAGAACCAATAATTTAACCAACACGCTTGTAGATCCTGTATCAAAAGAGCCTGATTTTAAATTCACCACTGTTGCTGTTGAAAAATATATAAAACCTTTCGAAAAAATCGCCGTAGTAGGTGCTGGAGCAGCTGCCTTCCGATTCATTCAAAACTACAGGGAAATCAATACTTCCGATGAAATTATTGTTTTTTCGAATGAGGAAAATCCGTTCTACAACAGGGTTTTACTACCGGAATATGTAACTGCGGAACTTTCTTGGAAACAACTTTTGAAAATAAAAGATGATTCTTTAAGCAAGTTAAATATCACCATGAGATCCGGTGTTTCAATTGACAACATCAACACCAAAGAAAATATAATTCTCGATAGTAATGGCATCACCCATTCTTTTGATTCTTTAATTTTAGCAACCGGAAGTAGGCCTTTTGTTCCTGAAAATGCACAGTTGCATTTGCCTGGACGATTCACTATCAGAAAAAAAGAAGATGCAGACCGATTAAAAAACTATCTGGATAATACTAATTTAACTCCCGAAGAGCAACATGTAGTTATTGTAGGTGGTGGATTATTAGGATTAGAATTGGCCGCAGCCTTAAAACATAAAAAAGTAAAAATCACGATAATTCAAAGGGCTTCCCGTTTAATGGAACGTCAACTAGATAGAATTTCGAGTAAATTACTTGCTGAAGAAGTACAACTACGTGACATTCAAATTTATTTTGATAATGAAGTCAGTACTGTATTCGAAACCGACAATCAAAATGAAATAGAAATCGCCCTGAAAAGTGGTCGAATTATCACTGCCAATGCTATTGTGTATACTATTGGTACCATTCCAAATATAGAAATAGCCAAAGAATCCGGGATTTCCTGCGGACGTGGTGTAAAAGTAAATCAGTATTTACAATCATCGATTCCAAACGTATTCGCCATTGGTGAAATAGCCGAATTCAACAATCAGTTATTCGGAATTACTTCGGCTGCTGAAGAACAAGCGGATGTATTGGCAAATTATATGGCCGGAGATATCAGCAGTTTTTATAAAGGTTCGGTTTTGATGAATATCCTAAAACTGGAAGACATTAATTTATGCAGTATAGGAGAAATCGAAATCCCGGACAATGACGATTCGTATGAAGAAATTGTGTTTGCTGATTTAGGAAAAAGATATTATAAAAAATGTATCGTCAAAAACGACTTATTAGTTGGTGCAATTTTGATGGGGGATAAAAATGAGTTTGCCGAATTCAAAACCATGATTGAAAGCAAAATCGAATTATCTGACAAAAGAAATACCTTGCTTAGAGGAAGTTCGAATACGAAACCAGTAATTGGTAAATTAGTTTGTTCCTGCTCCCAGGTAGGAAGCGGAAATATTGAAGAAGCCATAAAAAGTGGCGTGACCAATTTCACCGAATTATGCAAAACTACTGGTGCCGGATTAGGTTGTGGAAGTTGCAAAACAGAAGTTAAAGAAATTTTAGCAAAAATTAAATAG
- a CDS encoding Crp/Fnr family transcriptional regulator, translating into MKEELATCSTCVNENCFIKKHIHLEQMKNYIDRKRSFTCKKTQQFIIEGAPIQGLYFIYKGKVKTVKTGINGREQIVRLTKDGDTIGFRGFGTSKRYLIGAYALENTVLCNFSNEDMLEILHNVPDLTFDLMLFYAEELNKSENNIRKIAHMNVRERVIDTLLYIDRKFGQSNGVIGVDLSRKEIADFAGTTEEQVIRVISSLKRELLIKTVGKKIGLINTDKLKMEIEEHKYL; encoded by the coding sequence ATGAAAGAAGAATTAGCTACTTGTAGTACCTGTGTAAATGAAAATTGTTTTATTAAGAAACACATTCATTTAGAACAAATGAAAAATTATATTGATAGAAAACGCAGTTTTACCTGTAAAAAAACGCAACAATTTATCATTGAAGGCGCGCCAATTCAAGGTTTGTACTTTATTTACAAAGGAAAGGTAAAGACGGTAAAAACAGGTATCAACGGAAGAGAACAAATTGTGCGATTAACTAAGGACGGAGATACAATAGGTTTTAGAGGTTTTGGTACCAGCAAGCGTTATCTTATCGGAGCTTATGCTTTAGAGAACACAGTGTTATGTAATTTTAGTAATGAAGATATGCTGGAAATACTTCATAATGTTCCTGATTTAACCTTTGATTTAATGCTCTTTTATGCAGAAGAACTGAATAAAAGCGAGAATAATATTCGGAAAATTGCACATATGAATGTACGAGAAAGAGTAATTGATACCTTGTTGTATATTGATAGGAAATTTGGTCAGTCCAATGGTGTAATAGGAGTTGATTTGTCCAGAAAAGAAATCGCTGATTTTGCTGGAACTACTGAAGAGCAAGTAATACGGGTGATTTCAAGCTTGAAAAGAGAATTACTTATTAAAACCGTTGGCAAGAAAATCGGATTAATTAATACCGATAAATTAAAAATGGAAATAGAGGAACACAAATACCTTTAG
- a CDS encoding alginate export family protein: protein MQKFKTTLLDAQGLKIGKVSRVNLSKSIFLGIALTFLSHNEAKAQLTATGQIRERTEIRAGQGTLQKDGEKAGLFNSQRARLNIGFTGYRFKVFMALQDVRVWGQDASSINRTTTEANNGILLHEAWGEIMLNDTISSIQNLSLKIGRQEISYDDQKVLGGLDWLQQGRRHDAIVFKFANKGWIADVGAAFNQNKELNTGNVYNGVPTAYGAGTNGIGTMYKSFQYAYLGKKLSFGDISFLFFKDDFNKYTTVTSGTPAVTTKVYGEGVWSRNTTGFYFNTNVTRKFNLTGSAYHQGGHDKDGRSISANLASVTSTLQVGRKLFVGPGIDYLSGDDGTKTVTATTDNNRFDPLYGTPHKFWGSMDYFYAANGFGKQGLLNYFFKAKYNMRDNLILQLDLHGFEAANTLSNGAGGKLSSYLGTEVDMVVKYNMTKMINIEAGYSIMKATNSMASAAVKNVTNPDLSPQFAYVMLNIKPNFLAKK, encoded by the coding sequence ATGCAAAAGTTTAAAACCACATTACTGGATGCTCAAGGATTAAAAATTGGAAAAGTTTCAAGAGTAAATCTTTCAAAATCTATTTTCTTGGGAATCGCCTTAACATTTTTAAGTCATAATGAAGCGAAAGCTCAATTAACTGCAACAGGACAAATTAGAGAGAGAACCGAAATAAGAGCAGGTCAAGGAACTTTGCAAAAAGATGGAGAAAAAGCCGGTTTGTTCAATTCTCAAAGAGCACGATTAAATATAGGATTCACTGGGTATAGATTTAAAGTATTTATGGCATTACAAGACGTACGTGTTTGGGGTCAGGATGCTTCTTCTATAAACAGAACAACTACTGAAGCAAATAATGGGATTCTATTGCACGAGGCTTGGGGAGAGATTATGTTAAACGATACAATTAGCAGCATTCAAAATTTATCTTTAAAAATAGGTCGTCAGGAAATTTCTTATGATGACCAAAAAGTATTAGGAGGTTTAGATTGGTTGCAACAAGGTAGAAGACATGATGCAATTGTATTCAAATTTGCAAATAAAGGTTGGATTGCTGATGTTGGAGCTGCATTTAACCAAAATAAAGAACTGAACACTGGTAATGTTTACAACGGAGTTCCTACTGCTTATGGCGCTGGTACAAATGGAATTGGTACGATGTATAAATCATTTCAATATGCGTATTTAGGAAAGAAACTTTCTTTTGGTGATATTTCGTTTTTATTCTTTAAAGATGACTTTAATAAATATACTACTGTAACTTCTGGGACACCTGCAGTAACGACTAAAGTTTATGGAGAAGGAGTTTGGAGTCGCAATACTACTGGTTTTTACTTTAATACTAATGTTACCAGAAAATTCAATCTAACTGGAAGCGCATACCACCAAGGAGGACATGACAAAGACGGAAGATCTATAAGTGCTAATCTAGCTTCTGTAACATCAACATTACAAGTAGGAAGAAAATTATTTGTAGGACCTGGAATTGATTATTTATCTGGTGATGACGGGACAAAAACAGTTACTGCTACAACTGATAACAATCGTTTTGACCCACTTTACGGAACACCTCACAAATTCTGGGGAAGTATGGATTATTTCTACGCTGCTAATGGTTTTGGAAAACAAGGATTGTTAAACTACTTCTTCAAAGCTAAATACAATATGAGAGACAACCTTATTTTACAATTAGATCTTCATGGTTTTGAAGCGGCGAATACATTATCAAATGGCGCTGGAGGAAAATTAAGTTCTTATTTAGGTACTGAAGTAGATATGGTAGTTAAATATAACATGACTAAAATGATCAACATAGAAGCGGGATATTCTATTATGAAAGCTACTAATTCAATGGCATCTGCAGCAGTTAAAAATGTTACAAACCCAGATCTTAGCCCACAATTTGCTTATGTGATGCTAAATATTAAACCAAACTTTTTAGCCAAAAAATAA
- a CDS encoding CmpA/NrtA family ABC transporter substrate-binding protein has product MKNSNKQITKVFKRVALALLVVLGSAFTTINAQNDPVRLGFIPLTDCSPIVMAKELGLFKKYGVEVVVTKESSWANVRDKILTGELDGAHCLYTMPFSVYTGVGGKAGSEMKIAMMLNVNGQAITLSNDFCGKVGFKQMNKVAPVVAAKLKAEKEVTFAMTFPGGTHDLWLRNWMSIAGLNQKAVKIITIPPPQMVANMKVGNMDGFCVGEPWGGVAVKQGIGFTQIASQDIWKDHPEKALVVNKDFSTKRKADLVKVMKAVMEACIWLDNPSNRKKAAAIIGRAPYVNAPADVIEARLMGDYNLGCNQGTEVYTNNYMLFHKGGMVNYPRKSYAIWAMAQFVRFGYLKEAPNYAAIADKLILQDLYEEVAKSMKVKIPNDDMKPFSLTMDKTVFDPSNPAAYLKVVKR; this is encoded by the coding sequence ATGAAAAATTCAAATAAACAAATAACAAAGGTTTTCAAAAGAGTTGCGTTAGCCTTGTTAGTAGTATTGGGTTCGGCTTTTACAACAATAAATGCTCAAAATGATCCAGTACGATTGGGTTTTATTCCCTTAACGGATTGTTCGCCAATTGTTATGGCTAAGGAACTAGGGCTGTTCAAAAAATACGGAGTTGAGGTTGTAGTAACCAAAGAATCGTCATGGGCAAATGTTCGTGACAAAATCCTAACAGGTGAATTAGACGGAGCACATTGTTTATATACCATGCCTTTTTCAGTGTACACTGGAGTAGGAGGAAAAGCAGGATCTGAAATGAAAATTGCTATGATGTTAAACGTGAACGGTCAAGCCATAACGCTTTCTAATGATTTTTGTGGAAAAGTAGGCTTCAAGCAAATGAATAAAGTAGCACCGGTGGTTGCTGCTAAATTAAAAGCCGAAAAAGAAGTGACTTTTGCCATGACATTCCCTGGTGGAACGCATGATTTATGGTTGCGTAACTGGATGTCAATTGCAGGTTTAAATCAAAAAGCGGTAAAAATCATTACAATTCCTCCTCCACAAATGGTTGCTAATATGAAAGTTGGTAATATGGACGGATTTTGTGTAGGGGAGCCTTGGGGTGGCGTTGCTGTAAAACAAGGAATAGGTTTTACTCAAATCGCTTCTCAAGATATTTGGAAAGATCACCCAGAAAAAGCTTTGGTGGTAAATAAAGATTTTAGCACTAAACGTAAGGCTGATTTAGTTAAAGTTATGAAAGCAGTTATGGAAGCATGTATCTGGTTAGACAATCCTTCAAATCGCAAAAAAGCGGCTGCAATCATTGGTAGAGCACCTTATGTAAACGCTCCGGCTGATGTAATTGAAGCCAGATTGATGGGCGATTATAATTTAGGTTGCAATCAAGGGACAGAAGTGTATACTAATAATTACATGTTATTTCACAAAGGGGGTATGGTAAACTATCCTAGAAAATCATATGCTATATGGGCTATGGCACAGTTTGTAAGATTTGGTTATTTGAAAGAAGCTCCTAATTATGCTGCAATTGCTGATAAATTGATATTACAAGATTTATATGAAGAAGTAGCAAAAAGCATGAAAGTGAAAATTCCAAATGATGATATGAAACCTTTTTCTCTTACAATGGATAAAACTGTTTTTGACCCATCAAACCCTGCAGCGTACTTAAAAGTTGTAAAAAGATAG
- the ntrB gene encoding nitrate ABC transporter permease, translating into MSDKNTLTVDALDQVNSVSTESNTAVASENIKFKLILNIALVKIKSLALASLGLFVFAGFWSLLSYYTKDALPGPKATLTVLYEMVRDPFYDYGPNDKGIGLQLFSSIKTVLMGFLLGSLIAIPIGILMGASSICKQIFYPIVQLLKPVSPLAWFPIGLVVFKDTGMATIFIVFITSLWSTLINTSFGVASIPQDHKNVAKAFGFSKMRYLTKILIPYSLPHIITGLRLSISVAWLVIVAGEMLSGGAGIGFFVWDSWNALSLEKVISAIIIIGIVGLLFDKLFTYIENKVAYKA; encoded by the coding sequence ATGTCTGATAAAAACACATTAACCGTTGATGCCTTAGACCAAGTAAATAGCGTTTCGACCGAAAGCAATACTGCTGTAGCATCTGAAAATATTAAATTCAAATTGATCCTTAATATAGCACTTGTAAAAATAAAATCATTGGCATTAGCCAGTTTAGGTTTGTTCGTTTTTGCAGGATTTTGGAGTTTACTTAGTTATTATACTAAAGATGCTCTTCCTGGTCCAAAAGCTACTTTGACTGTTTTGTATGAAATGGTAAGAGATCCTTTTTATGATTATGGTCCTAATGATAAAGGAATTGGATTACAATTATTCAGTTCCATAAAAACAGTGCTAATGGGATTTTTATTGGGTTCTTTAATCGCTATTCCTATTGGGATATTGATGGGAGCAAGTTCAATATGTAAACAAATTTTTTACCCAATCGTTCAGCTTTTAAAACCTGTTTCCCCGTTGGCTTGGTTTCCTATAGGTTTAGTTGTGTTCAAAGATACTGGTATGGCAACCATATTTATTGTTTTCATTACCTCATTGTGGTCTACACTTATTAATACCTCTTTTGGGGTAGCATCGATTCCGCAAGACCATAAAAACGTAGCAAAAGCTTTTGGTTTTTCCAAAATGCGTTACCTGACCAAAATTTTAATTCCGTACAGTTTGCCACATATCATTACAGGATTGCGTTTAAGTATCAGTGTTGCATGGTTGGTAATTGTTGCCGGCGAAATGTTGTCTGGTGGTGCAGGAATTGGGTTCTTTGTTTGGGACAGCTGGAATGCATTAAGCTTAGAAAAAGTAATATCAGCCATTATCATCATAGGTATTGTAGGATTGCTTTTTGACAAATTATTTACTTATATCGAAAATAAAGTAGCTTACAAAGCATAA
- a CDS encoding ABC transporter ATP-binding protein encodes MSYLEIKDLEISFPTPKGKYVAVRDINLSIKKGEIVSIIGHSGCGKSTIMNAIAGMITPTGGTVELDNQKIKGPGPDRGIVFQNYSLLPWLTVEQNIFQAVDSVMNCSKKEKHEIVEKNLKMVNLYEHKDKLPGQLSGGMKQRVAIARAFSINPGVLLLDEPFGALDALTKGSMQLEVLKLWNLNNRDKTIIMITHDIEEALFLSDRIVVLNNGPASTIREIVEVHLPRPRNKIEIVKMPEYIELRDKLLHLLTDKFSIEDMGMVYKS; translated from the coding sequence ATGAGCTATTTAGAAATCAAAGATTTGGAAATTTCGTTTCCAACTCCAAAAGGGAAATATGTTGCAGTAAGAGATATTAATCTTTCTATCAAAAAAGGAGAAATTGTATCCATCATTGGGCATTCAGGATGTGGAAAATCTACCATTATGAATGCTATTGCAGGAATGATTACGCCAACAGGCGGAACGGTTGAATTAGACAATCAAAAAATAAAAGGACCAGGACCAGATCGTGGAATTGTATTTCAAAATTATTCTTTATTGCCTTGGTTAACGGTAGAACAAAACATTTTTCAAGCAGTTGATTCTGTAATGAATTGTTCTAAAAAAGAGAAACATGAAATTGTAGAGAAGAACCTTAAAATGGTTAATTTATACGAGCACAAAGATAAATTGCCAGGACAATTATCTGGAGGAATGAAACAAAGAGTAGCAATAGCAAGAGCATTTTCAATAAATCCGGGGGTTTTATTATTGGACGAGCCTTTCGGAGCGCTGGATGCCCTAACCAAAGGTTCCATGCAACTCGAAGTACTGAAATTATGGAACTTAAATAACAGAGACAAAACAATTATCATGATTACGCATGATATTGAAGAAGCCTTATTTTTATCGGATAGAATTGTGGTGCTAAATAACGGTCCGGCTTCCACTATCAGAGAAATAGTTGAGGTTCATTTGCCAAGACCAAGAAACAAAATCGAAATCGTAAAAATGCCCGAATATATAGAGTTAAGAGATAAATTATTACATCTATTAACCGATAAATTTTCTATCGAAGATATGGGAATGGTGTATAAAAGTTAA